In Patagioenas fasciata isolate bPatFas1 chromosome 2, bPatFas1.hap1, whole genome shotgun sequence, a single window of DNA contains:
- the NRSN1 gene encoding neurensin-1 isoform X1: MVGRMSSYADICGSKHAQGSTEGGYQRYGVRSYLHQFYEDCTASIWEYEDDFQIQRSPSRWSSAFWKVGLISGTAFMLIGLTVLVVGFLVPPKIEALGKDDFVVVDTRAIQFNGSLDICKLVGAILFCVGGSTVAVCLLMSAFAKSYSKEEKYLQQRFKERIADIKSHANPVTKAPAPGESKIPVTLSKVQNVQPLSET; this comes from the exons ATG GTAGGAAGGATGAGCTCCTATGCTGACATCTGCGGGTCCAAGCATGCGCAGGGCAGCACCGAGGGAGGGTACCAACGCTACGGAGTTCGGTCCTACCTGCATCAGTTTTATGAGGACTGCACAGCTTCAATTTGGGAGTATGAGGATGATTTTCAGATCCAGAGATCGCCTAGCAGGTGGAGCTCTGCATTCTGGAAG gtcGGACTCATCTCTGGGACGGCTTTTATGCTGATAGGTTTAACGGTTCTTGTAGTGGGTTTTCTTGTGCCACCGAAAATCGAAGCTCTCGGGAAAGATGATTTTGTTGTCGTGGATACCCGTGCCATTCAGTTTAATGGGTCCCTTGATATATGCAAACTGGTAGGAGCAATCTTGTTTTGTGTTGGAGGGTCCACTGTGGCAGTGTGTCTGCTGATGTCTGCTTTTGCTAAAAGTTATTCCAAAGAGGAAAAGTACCTGCAGCAAAGATTTAAAGAGAGAATAGCTGATATAAAATCCCATGCAAACCCAGTCACAAAAGCGCCAGCACCGGGAGAATCAAAGATACCTGTCACTTTGTCCAAAGTTCAAAATGTCCAACCTTTATCTGAAACCTGA
- the NRSN1 gene encoding neurensin-1 isoform X2: protein MSSYADICGSKHAQGSTEGGYQRYGVRSYLHQFYEDCTASIWEYEDDFQIQRSPSRWSSAFWKVGLISGTAFMLIGLTVLVVGFLVPPKIEALGKDDFVVVDTRAIQFNGSLDICKLVGAILFCVGGSTVAVCLLMSAFAKSYSKEEKYLQQRFKERIADIKSHANPVTKAPAPGESKIPVTLSKVQNVQPLSET, encoded by the exons ATGAGCTCCTATGCTGACATCTGCGGGTCCAAGCATGCGCAGGGCAGCACCGAGGGAGGGTACCAACGCTACGGAGTTCGGTCCTACCTGCATCAGTTTTATGAGGACTGCACAGCTTCAATTTGGGAGTATGAGGATGATTTTCAGATCCAGAGATCGCCTAGCAGGTGGAGCTCTGCATTCTGGAAG gtcGGACTCATCTCTGGGACGGCTTTTATGCTGATAGGTTTAACGGTTCTTGTAGTGGGTTTTCTTGTGCCACCGAAAATCGAAGCTCTCGGGAAAGATGATTTTGTTGTCGTGGATACCCGTGCCATTCAGTTTAATGGGTCCCTTGATATATGCAAACTGGTAGGAGCAATCTTGTTTTGTGTTGGAGGGTCCACTGTGGCAGTGTGTCTGCTGATGTCTGCTTTTGCTAAAAGTTATTCCAAAGAGGAAAAGTACCTGCAGCAAAGATTTAAAGAGAGAATAGCTGATATAAAATCCCATGCAAACCCAGTCACAAAAGCGCCAGCACCGGGAGAATCAAAGATACCTGTCACTTTGTCCAAAGTTCAAAATGTCCAACCTTTATCTGAAACCTGA